A region from the Brassica napus cultivar Da-Ae chromosome C8, Da-Ae, whole genome shotgun sequence genome encodes:
- the LOC106416158 gene encoding uncharacterized protein At4g04980-like: MSVRSHKVEPVKGQTLLTISKTKQDVKPSLVSPPSSIMESRSLSISPKTSRRVASLAEDIQSAHRERTKISSSNCDKWTGNFIFMLELRRKILTFRGIINLPHLTGYLSITNMVMRTMEDLHKLCPEIVGSSCLLDIRHANTDKLLDHFYNTLKSIGDSWIDDHEWIMKSKYRNSTIPRKNLSDELGEECSQEVASLLRRRLTYCRIEKLGKLLAALDGLITGSNEMLNMTEINIEEQNKKVITPPRSKTPSKRASLPSESFTKQPITPRTVLHPPSKVGEIKISVSNLPRHVRMQALVILIPINVKLFTIQKGMCQKENQSNHGDNESVKEKQKRETTERVQKMEEKAITEDKDSIKSQTDDKSYSKGSEKSKTVLESLALTPQPPGAASLLPPQPLPMATAKKSAAPPPHPPGVSALLPPHPLPTAPGKRTGAPPPPPPLRLGAKKATGKLKRSTKLGELYRFLKAKIEGKDPKPRLRGVGVGSKGVGGKQGMADALAEITKKSPYFQQIEADVQMYMKAINELKAEISSFKSIDMTELQRFHRYIESVLEKLTDERQVLARCEGFPEDKLDAIRMASALHSKLQGMIKELKNWKIESPANQLFDKTERYFAKASHRCRPLLFLLLFLLPHVVN; this comes from the exons ATGAGTGTGAGATCCCATAAAGTTGAG CCTGTAAAAGGGCAAACATTACTTACGATTAGCAAGACCAAACAAGATGTTAAACCTTCTTTGGTTTCTCCACCATCATCGATCATGGAGTCTAGATCTCTATCCATTAGCCCAAAAACATCAAGACGTGTTGCTTCGTTGGCCGAAGATATACAAAGTGCTCACAGAGAACGAACAAAGATCTCAAGTTCGAACTGCGACAAATGGACAGGAAATTTCATTTTCATGCTCGAGCTTCGAAGGAAGATTCTAACATTCAGAGGCATCATTAACCTTCCTCATCTCACCGGTTATCTTTCCATAACCAAT ATGGTGATGCGTACCATGGAAGATCTTCACAAGCTTTGTCCTGAGATTGTTGGGAGCTCGTGCCTCTTGGATATAAGACATGCAAATACAGATAAG TTGCTTGACCACTTTTACAACACTTTGAAGTCGATTGGAGATTCATGGATCGATGATCACGAATGGATCATGAAATCCAAGTACAGGAACAGTACTATTCCTAGGAAGAATCTGTCTGATGAACTTG GTGAGGAGTGTAGTCAAGAAGTAGCTTCATTGCTAAGGCGTCGGTTAACATATTGCCGGATCGAAAAAT TGGGAAAACTTTTAGCTGCATTAGATGGACTGATTACTGGGAGCAACGAGATGCTCAACATGACTGAGATCAACATTGAGGAACAGAATAAAAAGGTTATTACTCCTCCTCGGAGTAAAACACCTAGCAAGCGAGCCTCATTGCCATCAGAATCATTCACTAAGCAACCGATCACGCCAAGAACGGTGCTGCATCCACCAAGTAAAGTTGGAGAGATTAAAATCTCTGTTTCAAATCTTCCAAGACATGTGAGAATGCAAGCGCTTGTAATACTGATTCCCATCAATGTGAAGCTATTCACTATTCAAAAAGGTATGTGCCAGAAAGAAAATCAGAGCAATCATGGTGATAATGAGAGTGTTAAGGAGAAGCAGAAGAGAGAAACAACAGAGAGGGTTCAGAAAATGGAGGAGAAAGCAATTACTGAGGATAAAGATAGTATTAAGAGTCAAACTGATGATAAAAGCTACTCAAAAGGTTCAGAGAAATCTAAAACTGTTCTGGAATCTTTGGCTTTAACTCCTCAACCTCCAGGGGCTGCATCACTACTGCCACCACAGCCACTTCCAATGGCTACTGCAAAAAAGTCAGCAGCACCTCCTCCTCACCCTCCAGGGGTTTCAGCACTACTGCCACCACATCCACTTCCAACGGCTCCCGGAAAAAGAACAGGggctcctccaccaccaccgccactTCGCTTGGGAGCCAAGAAAGCAACTGGTAAACTGAAGAGATCAACCAAATTAGGGGAACTTTACAGATTTCTCAAGGCGAAAATCGAAGGGAAGGATCCAAAACCAAGACTACGTGGAGTGGGAGTAGGAAGCAAAGGCGTTGGTGGAAAGCAAGGAATGGCCGATGCTCTTGCTGAGATAACAAAGAA GTCACCTTACTTTCAGCAAATAGAAGCAGATGTGCAAATGTATATGAAAGCAATCAATGAGCTTAAAGCAGAGATCTCCAGTTTCAAGAGTATTGACATGACTGAGCTTCAGAGGTTCCACAGGTATATAGAATCAGTGCTTGAGAAACTAACAGATGAAAGACAG GTTCTAGCGAGATGTGAAGGGTTCCCGGAGGATAAACTTGATGCTATAAGAATGGCTTCTGCGTTGCACTCAAAGCTGCAGGGTATGATCAAAGAGCTCAAGAACTGGAAGATTGAGTCTCCAGCGAACCAACTCTTTGACAAGACTGAACGTTACTTTGCAAAGGCAAGTCATAGGTGTCGTCcccttctttttttgttgttgtttcttctTCCACACGTAGTGAATTGA
- the LOC106416157 gene encoding wings apart-like protein 1 isoform X1 translates to MMERTYGRRKPGIPPRTPSNSLNDTVSQPEYLSSSSSPDIEPLDYPLVPFFSQESSTYREDYPEPVRREKRARNRREAFAMTSTLLEAQEFGELMEHEDEVNFALDGLRKGQQVRIRRGSLSSLLAICASQHQRRSLRAQGISQSIIDAILNLTLDDIPSNLAAATLFFVLTADGQDEHFMESPKCIKFLIKLLKPVTVTSTQGKPPNIGFKLLSLLKDVDPARDAVKVNDPSSSVILSRVQELLVNCKEMRSVDSYQTETTRPELSTKWVALLAMERACLSKISFDDTSGSVKKTGGNFKEKLRELGGLDAVIEVVIDCHTVMERWMEYDALSVQDKKDNQHKQSLMLLLKCLKIMENATFLSIDNQSHLLGFKKCLGSRESRMPFTELTISVIKMLSGLHLRGGFSSSHSNNVNPHCSAGGILRADRRVNDEVVTISSDTCSSFGSISTRNESVSQRSHTIIDLDSQSSVSGNDPTTSTTRLGSTIPASFAGRLASLGSDIARSTSRTSQVGEPSCKRNGNFSFTEENEDPFAFDLEDSEPSKWELVSVKQKKSRAQKKKGYHKQSKDECCYQLHSSQEESSNHRVNSEEESSDKYYISLQVSSSTNDVDEECLCLLSDCLLTAVKVLMNLTNDNAVGCRQVGGCRGLESMAELIARHFPSITESPLFSEMEGTGSSHQKKDKHLTDQELDFLVAILGLLVNLVEKDGVNRSRLASASFAITKPKGLQESEQEMIPLLCSIFLTNQGSEDTKEETTTFTLDDEEAVLESEKEAEKMIVEAYSALLLAFLSTESSTSIRNSIRDYLPKRNLAILVPVLERFVAFHTTLNMIPPETHKAVMEVIESCKLP, encoded by the exons CATCCAACTCTCTAAACGACACCGTTTCGCAGCCGGAGTATCTCTCCTCCTCTTCGTCCCCAGACATCGAGCCCCTTGACTACCCACTCGTTCCTTTCTTCAGCCAAGAGTCTTCCACGTACCGAGAGGATTATCCGGAGCCCGTACGGAGGGAGAAAAGAGCGAGGAACCGTCGTGAGGCTTTTGCTATGACTTCCACGTTGCTCGAAGCGCAGGAGTTTGGGGAGCTGATGGAGCACGAGGACGAGGTTAACTTCGCGCTTGATGGGCTGAGGAAAGGGCAGCAGGTGAGGATCAGGAGAGGTAGCTTGTCGTCTTTGCTTGCGATTTGTGCTTCTCAGCACCAGCGCCGGTCGTTGAGAGCTCAGGG GATCTCCCAGTCCATAATTGATGCGATATTGAATCTTACCCTTGATGATATACCAAGCAATCTCGCCGCAGCAACCCTTTTCTTTGTGCTAACTGCTGAT GGCCAAGACGAGCACTTTATGGAGTCACCCAAGTGCATcaagtttttgataaagttgtTGAAACCTGTGACTGTCACTAGCACCCAAGGGAAGCCACCGAATATTGGATTTAAGCTCTTATCATTACTTAAGGATGTTGATCCAGCACGGGATGCAGTGAAAGTGAATGATCCGAGCTCTAGTGTTATACTTTCAAGAGTTCAGGAGCTTCTTGTTAATTGCAAGGAAATGAGATCTGTTGATAGCTATCAAACCGAGACCACCAGACCTGAACTAAGTACAAAATGGGTAGCTTTGCTAGCTATGGAGAGGGCGTGCTTATCCAAAATTTCTTTTGATG ATACTTCTGGTTCTGTGAAAAAGACCGGAGGGAATTTCAAGGAGAAACTGCGAGAACTAGGAGGACTTGATGCAGTCATCGAGGTTGTTATTGACTGCCACACTGTCATGGAG CGCTGGATGGAATATGACGCACTCTCCGTCCAGGATAAGAAAGATAACCAGCATAAGCAGAGTCTAATGTTACTCTTGAAATGTCTGAAAATCATGGAGAATGCTACATTCCTCAGCATAGACAACCAG AGTCATTTGCTCGGATTTAAGAAATGTTTGGGTTCTCGTGAATCCCGAATGCCTTTCACAGAGCTCACGATAAGTGTCATTAAGATGCTTTCAG GTCTTCACCTGCGTGGAGGGTTTTCAAGTTCTCACAGTAACAATGTAAATCCTCATTGTTCAGCTGGTGGTATATTGAGAGCAGATCGTAGAG TGAACGATGAGGTCGTGACAATCAGTTCAGATACATGCTCAAGTTTTGGCTCTATCTCCACGAGGAATGAAAGCGTATCCCAGAGAAGCCATACCATAATCGATTTAGATTCTCAATCAAGTGTTTCAGGAAATGATCCCACTACGTCAACGACAAGACTCGGTTCCACCATCCCTGCTTCGTTTGCAGGCAGATTGGCGTCATTAGGTAGTGACATTGCCAGAAGTACATCAAGGACTAGTCAAGTTGGGGAACCAAGTTGTAAAAGAAACGGAAACTTTTCATTCACAGAGGAAAACGAAGATCCTTTTGCGTTTGATTTGGAGGATTCTGAACCTTCCAAGTGGGAATTAGTATCTGTAAAGCAAAAGAAATCCAGAGCTCAAAAGAAGAAAGGATATCACAAACAAAGTAAAGATGAATGTTGTTATCAGCTGCACTCAAGCCAAGAGGAATCATCAAACCATAgggtaaattccgaggaagaatcAAGTGACAAATACTATATATCTCTGCAAGTATCTTCTTCTACAAATGACGTTGATGAAGAATGTCTCTGTCTTTTATCTGATTGCCTTCTAACAGCCGTTAAG GTTTTGATGAACTTAACAAATGATAACGCTGTCGGTTGTCGGCAAGTTGGTGGGTGCAGAGGGCTGGAAAGCATGGCTGAATTAATCGCCAGACATTTTCCGTCTATCACCGAATCTCCGCTTTTCAGTGAGATGGAAGGAACTGGATCTTCCCATCAGAAGAAAGACAAACATCTTACAGATCAGGAGTTAGATTTTCTTGTTGCCATCTTGGGTTTGTTGGTTAATTTGGTTGAGAAAGACGGCGTGAACAG ATCACGGCTTGCTTCAGCGAGTTTTGCTATTACAAAACCAAAAGGGTTGCAAGAGAGTGAACAGGAGATGATTCCTTTATTATGTTCAATCTTTCTCACCAATCAAGGATCAGAAGACACCAAAGAAGAAACAACTACTTTCACCTTG gatgatgaagaagctgttTTAGAAAGTGAAAAGGAAGCGGAGAAGATGATCGTGGAGGCATACTCTGCTCTACTACTCGCGTTTCTTTCAACTGAAAG CAGTACAAGTATACGCAACTCCATAAGAGACTATCTCCCGAAACGCAATCTCGCAATTCTTGTACCTGTCTTGGAGAGATTTGTG GCATTTCACACAACTCTAAACATGATCCCTCCGGAGACACATAAAGCAGTGATGGAAGTGATAGAATCCTGCAAATTACCGTAA
- the LOC106416157 gene encoding wings apart-like protein 1 isoform X2 codes for MMERTYGRRKPGIPPRTPSNSLNDTVSQPEYLSSSSSPDIEPLDYPLVPFFSQESSTYREDYPEPVRREKRARNRREAFAMTSTLLEAQEFGELMEHEDEVNFALDGLRKGQQVRIRRGSLSSLLAICASQHQRRSLRAQGISQSIIDAILNLTLDDIPSNLAAATLFFVLTADGQDEHFMESPKCIKFLIKLLKPVTVTSTQGKPPNIGFKLLSLLKDVDPARDAVKVNDPSSSVILSRVQELLVNCKEMRSVDSYQTETTRPELSTKWVALLAMERACLSKISFDDTSGSVKKTGGNFKEKLRELGGLDAVIEVVIDCHTVMERWMEYDALSVQDKKDNQHKQSLMLLLKCLKIMENATFLSIDNQSHLLGFKKCLGSRESRMPFTELTISVIKMLSGLHLRGGFSSSHSNNVNPHCSAGGILRADRRVNDEVVTISSDTCSSFGSISTRNESVSQRSHTIIDLDSQSSVSGNDPTTSTTRLGSTIPASFAGRLASLGSDIARSTSRTSQVGEPSCKRNGNFSFTEENEDPFAFDLEDSEPSKWELVSVKQKKSRAQKKKGYHKQSKDECCYQLHSSQEESSNHRVNSEEESSDKYYISLQVSSSTNDVDEECLCLLSDCLLTAVKVLMNLTNDNAVGCRQVGGCRGLESMAELIARHFPSITESPLFSEMEGTGSSHQKKDKHLTDQELDFLVAILGLLVNLVEKDGVNRSRLASASFAITKPKGLQESEQEMIPLLCSIFLTNQGSEDTKEETTTFTLDDEEAVLESEKEAEKMIVEAYSALLLAFLSTESTSIRNSIRDYLPKRNLAILVPVLERFVAFHTTLNMIPPETHKAVMEVIESCKLP; via the exons CATCCAACTCTCTAAACGACACCGTTTCGCAGCCGGAGTATCTCTCCTCCTCTTCGTCCCCAGACATCGAGCCCCTTGACTACCCACTCGTTCCTTTCTTCAGCCAAGAGTCTTCCACGTACCGAGAGGATTATCCGGAGCCCGTACGGAGGGAGAAAAGAGCGAGGAACCGTCGTGAGGCTTTTGCTATGACTTCCACGTTGCTCGAAGCGCAGGAGTTTGGGGAGCTGATGGAGCACGAGGACGAGGTTAACTTCGCGCTTGATGGGCTGAGGAAAGGGCAGCAGGTGAGGATCAGGAGAGGTAGCTTGTCGTCTTTGCTTGCGATTTGTGCTTCTCAGCACCAGCGCCGGTCGTTGAGAGCTCAGGG GATCTCCCAGTCCATAATTGATGCGATATTGAATCTTACCCTTGATGATATACCAAGCAATCTCGCCGCAGCAACCCTTTTCTTTGTGCTAACTGCTGAT GGCCAAGACGAGCACTTTATGGAGTCACCCAAGTGCATcaagtttttgataaagttgtTGAAACCTGTGACTGTCACTAGCACCCAAGGGAAGCCACCGAATATTGGATTTAAGCTCTTATCATTACTTAAGGATGTTGATCCAGCACGGGATGCAGTGAAAGTGAATGATCCGAGCTCTAGTGTTATACTTTCAAGAGTTCAGGAGCTTCTTGTTAATTGCAAGGAAATGAGATCTGTTGATAGCTATCAAACCGAGACCACCAGACCTGAACTAAGTACAAAATGGGTAGCTTTGCTAGCTATGGAGAGGGCGTGCTTATCCAAAATTTCTTTTGATG ATACTTCTGGTTCTGTGAAAAAGACCGGAGGGAATTTCAAGGAGAAACTGCGAGAACTAGGAGGACTTGATGCAGTCATCGAGGTTGTTATTGACTGCCACACTGTCATGGAG CGCTGGATGGAATATGACGCACTCTCCGTCCAGGATAAGAAAGATAACCAGCATAAGCAGAGTCTAATGTTACTCTTGAAATGTCTGAAAATCATGGAGAATGCTACATTCCTCAGCATAGACAACCAG AGTCATTTGCTCGGATTTAAGAAATGTTTGGGTTCTCGTGAATCCCGAATGCCTTTCACAGAGCTCACGATAAGTGTCATTAAGATGCTTTCAG GTCTTCACCTGCGTGGAGGGTTTTCAAGTTCTCACAGTAACAATGTAAATCCTCATTGTTCAGCTGGTGGTATATTGAGAGCAGATCGTAGAG TGAACGATGAGGTCGTGACAATCAGTTCAGATACATGCTCAAGTTTTGGCTCTATCTCCACGAGGAATGAAAGCGTATCCCAGAGAAGCCATACCATAATCGATTTAGATTCTCAATCAAGTGTTTCAGGAAATGATCCCACTACGTCAACGACAAGACTCGGTTCCACCATCCCTGCTTCGTTTGCAGGCAGATTGGCGTCATTAGGTAGTGACATTGCCAGAAGTACATCAAGGACTAGTCAAGTTGGGGAACCAAGTTGTAAAAGAAACGGAAACTTTTCATTCACAGAGGAAAACGAAGATCCTTTTGCGTTTGATTTGGAGGATTCTGAACCTTCCAAGTGGGAATTAGTATCTGTAAAGCAAAAGAAATCCAGAGCTCAAAAGAAGAAAGGATATCACAAACAAAGTAAAGATGAATGTTGTTATCAGCTGCACTCAAGCCAAGAGGAATCATCAAACCATAgggtaaattccgaggaagaatcAAGTGACAAATACTATATATCTCTGCAAGTATCTTCTTCTACAAATGACGTTGATGAAGAATGTCTCTGTCTTTTATCTGATTGCCTTCTAACAGCCGTTAAG GTTTTGATGAACTTAACAAATGATAACGCTGTCGGTTGTCGGCAAGTTGGTGGGTGCAGAGGGCTGGAAAGCATGGCTGAATTAATCGCCAGACATTTTCCGTCTATCACCGAATCTCCGCTTTTCAGTGAGATGGAAGGAACTGGATCTTCCCATCAGAAGAAAGACAAACATCTTACAGATCAGGAGTTAGATTTTCTTGTTGCCATCTTGGGTTTGTTGGTTAATTTGGTTGAGAAAGACGGCGTGAACAG ATCACGGCTTGCTTCAGCGAGTTTTGCTATTACAAAACCAAAAGGGTTGCAAGAGAGTGAACAGGAGATGATTCCTTTATTATGTTCAATCTTTCTCACCAATCAAGGATCAGAAGACACCAAAGAAGAAACAACTACTTTCACCTTG gatgatgaagaagctgttTTAGAAAGTGAAAAGGAAGCGGAGAAGATGATCGTGGAGGCATACTCTGCTCTACTACTCGCGTTTCTTTCAACTGAAAG TACAAGTATACGCAACTCCATAAGAGACTATCTCCCGAAACGCAATCTCGCAATTCTTGTACCTGTCTTGGAGAGATTTGTG GCATTTCACACAACTCTAAACATGATCCCTCCGGAGACACATAAAGCAGTGATGGAAGTGATAGAATCCTGCAAATTACCGTAA
- the BNAC08G42190D gene encoding uncharacterized protein BNAC08G42190D → MGCCVSSLTANQKDDSISGKNTAPPPSVVEEETVVKEVLSETTLVTDNTTSNKVPEDKEKKLVAVNVAPDPGLTENGLVKPEKGSEICSLSENLLSIVNECNEEEAKQRKLHGVRERSPAKSRNRVMVHNYPTRRTDMSPRKRNTEGGGEEAGSVRLVPSGTGQRDPNKRSGRRRSRSVMIGPTRDHYCTDSGRASLSPGRVRPDPNKNGSDHHQWLSCGAAGDNDVSTPIIDSFENSLVTLECFIFL, encoded by the coding sequence ATGGGTTGTTGCGTCAGCTCCCTCACCGCCAACCAGAAAGATGATTCCATCTCCGGCAAGAACACAGCACCGCCTCCATCCGTCGTTGAAGAAGAGACAGTAGTCAAAGAAGTCTTGTCCGAAACCACATTGGTAACTGACAACACGACGTCGAACAAGGTTCCtgaagacaaggagaagaaacTCGTAGCTGTCAACGTAGCTCCAGACCCTGGTTTAACCGAGAACGGTTTAGTTAAACCGGAAAAAGGATCGGAAATTTGCAGTTTGAGCGAGAATCTGCTTTCTATAGTGAATGAGTGCAACGAGGAAGAGGCGAAACAGAGGAAACTACATGGTGTGAGAGAGCGATCTCCGGCGAAATCTCGGAACCGGGTCATGGTTCATAATTACCCGACCCGGAGAACCGATATGTCGCCACGTAAGAGAAACAcggaaggaggaggagaagaagctggCTCGGTGAGGCTGGTGCCTTCGGGTACGGGTCAGAGAGACCCGAATAAAAGATCCGGGAGGAGAAGGTCCAGGTCAGTCATGATAGGTCCGACTCGGGATCATTATTGTACGGACAGTGGCAGAGCAAGTCTGTCTCCGGGTCGGGTGAGACCTGATCCTAATAAGAACGGGTCGGATCATCATCAGTGGCTGAGTTGCGGTGCAGCTGGAGATAATGACGTATCTACCCCTATCATCGACTCATTTGAGAACTCTCTTGTCACTCTGGAGTGTTTCATCTTTCTTTGA